In Tiliqua scincoides isolate rTilSci1 chromosome 1, rTilSci1.hap2, whole genome shotgun sequence, the following are encoded in one genomic region:
- the SLC35B2 gene encoding adenosine 3'-phospho 5'-phosphosulfate transporter 1, which yields MGRRVCLALVLAAHPIVAASEEVSDVHQDAWGEFWLLRFLVNAAGYASIVVPGFLLIQYFKRKNYLETGRGICFPVVKSCVFGNEAKSAHQDDALLAARNETVESSTTWQILKLLICAAGLQLSYLTWGVLQERVMTRTYGATESDPGEKFKDSQFLVFMNRILACTVAGLYCALTKQPRHGAPMYKYSFASLSNILSSWCQYEALKYISFPTQVLAKASKVIPVMLMGKLVSRKSYEYWEYLTAALISVGVSMFLLSSSHDKHLSTVTTFSGVVLLVGYIVFDSFTSNWQDALFTYKMSSVQMMFGVNVFSCLFTVGSLLEQGALLESVRFMARHSEFAAHAVLLSVCSAFGQLFIFYTINQFGAAVFTIIMTLRQAFAILLSCVIYGHAVTVVGGLGIAVVFTALFLRVYARSRMKKRAKKPPVGEAAVQKV from the exons ATGGGCCGCAG GGTTTGCCTGGCTCTTGTGCTGGCTGCTCACCCCATAGTGGCTGCCAGTGAAGAGGTATCTGATGTTCACCAGGATGCCTGGGGAGAATTCTGGCTGCTCCGTTTCTTAGTCAATGCTGCAGGCTACGCAAGCATTGTGGTCCCAGGTTTCTTGCTTATACAATACTTCAAGAGGAAGAATTATCTTGAGACAG GTCGTGGCATTTGCTTTCCAGTTGTCAAATCATGTGTCTTTGGCAATGAAGCCAAGTCAGCTCACCAGGATGATGCCTTGTTGGCAGCGCGGAATGAGACTGTAGAGTCCTCTACAACCTGGCAGATTTTAAAACTGCTAATCTGTGCAGCAGGcctacag CTCTCCTACCTGACATGGGGTGTCCTCCAGGAGCGTGTGATGACCAGAACGTATGGAGCAACTGAGTCAGACCCTGGTGAGAAGTTTAAAGATTCTCAGTTCCTGGTCTTCATGAACCGGATCCTTGCCTGCACTGTGGCTGGCCTGTACTGTGCCCTGACCAAGCAACCTCGCCATGGCGCCCCCATGTACAAGTACTCATTTGCCTCTCTCTCCAACATCCTCAGTAGCTGGTGTCAGTATGAGGCGCTCAAGTACATCAGCTTTCCCACCCAGGTGCTAGCCAAGGCCTCCAAAGTGATTCCAGTTATGCTGATGGGTAAGCTGGTGTCTCGCAAGAGCTACGAGTACTGGGAGTACTTGACAGCAGCACTCATTTCTGTAGGGGTCAGCATGTTCTTGCTCTCCAGCTCACATGACAAGCACCTCTCCACTGTCACCACCTTCTCTGGCGTGGTCCTCCTGGTGGGCTACATTGTCTTTGACAGCTTCACTTCCAACTGGCAGGATGCCCTGTTCACCTACAAGATGTCCTCTGTGCAAATGATGTTCGGAGTGAACGTCTTCTCGTGCCTCTTCACGGTGGGCTCGCTGCTGGAGCAGGGTGCCTTGCTGGAATCTGTGCGCTTCATGGCACGCCACTCAGAGTTTGCTGCCCATGCGGTGCTTCTGTCGGTGTGCTCCGCCTTTGGGCAGCTCTTCATCTTCTATACCATCAATCAGTTTGGGGCAGCCGTCTTCACCATCATCATGACATTACGCCAAGCCTTTGCCATTCTCCTCTCCTGTGTCATCTATGGCCATGCAGTCACCGTGGTGGGTGGGCTGGGAATAGCGGTGGTCTTCACAGCACTCTTCCTCCGTGTTTATGCCCGCAGTCGCATGAAGAAGCGAGCAAAGAAGCCACCTGTTGGTGAGGCTGCTGTGCAAAAGGTTTAG